A stretch of Cicer arietinum cultivar CDC Frontier isolate Library 1 chromosome 5, Cicar.CDCFrontier_v2.0, whole genome shotgun sequence DNA encodes these proteins:
- the LOC101503959 gene encoding uncharacterized protein — MELDSTASGEDTSNTSCTFCCFGSRRSTTADLPWWDRMRSWSAPRSEAQPITGTAGDHWCSRGFMRVREWSEIAAGPRWKTFIRRFNRNRSGGFRHAGKYQYDPLSYSLNFDEGPGQNGDFEDDSPDGFRNFSARYVAATPLKSVSTDLEQNVVVSS, encoded by the coding sequence ATGGAGCTCGATTCAACTGCATCCGGTGAAGACACCTCAAACACGAGCTGCACCTTCTGCTGCTTCGGTTCCCGTCGTTCCACCACCGCCGACTTACCATGGTGGGACCGCATGCGATCTTGGTCAGCACCTCGCTCCGAAGCGCAACCGATAACCGGAACTGCCGGTGACCACTGGTGTTCGCGTGGGTTCATGAGAGTCCGCGAGTGGTCGGAAATTGCGGCGGGACCACGCTGGAAAACTTTTATTAGGCGGTTCAACCGGAACAGAAGTGGAGGTTTTCGGCATGCGGGGAAATACCAATACGATCCTTTGAGTTACTCCTTGAACTTTGACGAGGGTCCGGGACAGAACGGGGATTTCGAAGATGACTCTCCTGACGGATTTAGGAATTTTTCCGCCCGTTATGTCGCTGCTACTCCTTTAAAATCCGTTTCGACTGATTTAGAACAGAACGTCGTCGTTTCAAGCTAA